The DNA sequence GTGCGGATCGAGATGCTCCCCGTCGCCCTCGTCCGACGGCATCCGCGACTCGGAGCACATCCGGCACAGCAGCCGCACCGAGGAGGACCAGTCCTCCGCGGCGAACCCGGCGTCCGCGGCGAGCTGCTCCAGCGCGTCCCGGTCGGCCTCGGTGGCGGCCTCCAGGAGGACCACCCAGGTGGGCACCGGCGAGGGCGCCCACAGCTCGATCTCGTCGAAGACGGGGTAGGCGTGCCCGGCGGACGTGGTCCGCTCGCCGTGCGGCACCCCGTCGTGCAGCACGACCTCGCCCCAGCGCCGCCCCGAGGACGGCAGCGGGATCGACAGCACCTCGATCCGGGCGGGGTCCAGCCGCCGCCCCCACACGACCTCGGCCTCCCCTTCCGGGGACAGCCGTACGGCCGCGCTGCCCAGGTCCATCCCGACCGGCTCGCCGGAGTCGGTCGCACCCCCCGGCACCCGCAGCCCGTAGGCCTGCCAGGCCCGCCGGGCCAGCGGCCAGTCCTGCAGGGCGGTGGCCGCGATGCCGACGTTCCACCAGTCGGGCGCCCCGGTCTCCCGGTCGAGCAGCGCCACGGCCCGCAGCCCGGCCGCCCGGGCCTGCTCCCAGTCGTGCCGGAACTTGTGCAGCAGCGCGAGGTTGAACCAGGACTCCGAAAGCCAGGGCTCCAGATCGGCGGCACGTGTCAACAGCGCGCCCGCATCCTCGTACCGGCCGTCGCCGATGAGCGTGAACGCCCGGTCGGTGGCCTGCCGCCAGGAGGCGGAGGGCCGGTGCCGTCCCTTGCCGAAGATCCTCACGATTCCCGCCTGCCAGTTCCGTGGAGTGGGCTGGCTAGTGCTCGCCCCCGGACACACTCTCATTCGCATCCAACCACGTACGGCTGGAAGGGCGCTCATTACCCATGGGTTACCCAGCCACAGGGGGTGTAAGACAGTCTCTCGACAGCACCCGTGCGAGCGACCCCACCACCTCCGGCGCATAGTCACCGGCGGTGCCCAGCCGCAGTTCCTCCAGCGCCTTCAGCGGCCCGCCGGGGCCTGCCTCCCGCGCCTTCTCCTCGTAGGCGTTGACCGCCCGCACGATCCGCGCGGCGACCGGCTGCTCCGGACAGGGGTCGGCGAGCCGCTCCACGACCATCGCCACCTGCGGGTTCACCCCCGTCTGCCGTACGACGGCCCCGCCGAGCAGCGCGATCCGCCGCTGTTCCTCGGCGGGCAGCCCCGCGGTGGCCCCGGCCGGCACCGGGTCGACCAGGCTGAGCTGTCCGATGTCGTGCATGAGCGCGGCGTACTCCAGCACGGTGAGCTCGGCCTCGGACAGGCCGAGGTCCCGCCCCACCTCCCGGCTCAGCGCGGCGACCCGGCGGGCGTGTCCGGCCGGTGTGTACCCGGCGATCTCGGTGGCCCTGGCCAGGGAGGCGATGGTCTGCCGGTAGGTGGCCCGGACGGCGGCGTACCGGCGCAGGGACATCTGGGTGAGCAGCAGCGGGAGCGAGAAGACGGGCAGCGCCCACAGCCCGGCGACGGCGACCGCGAGCGCCATCACGGCGCCCGTCGCGCAGACGGCCGAACCGATCCCGAGGGTCGCCCGCAGCTCGTCCCGCAGCAGCGGCCCGAACGGCCACCGGGTGCGCGAGTGGGCCAGCGCCGCGGCGAGCAGGGCGTCGCACAGGGCGGTGAGCGTGAGGATCGCGAGCAGGACGAGGGCGTAGGCGGTGCCCCAGCCGTGGAACGTGCCCTGGTTGTACAGGGGTTGGAAGCAGACGGCGGCGAAGCCGACGGTGAGCACGCGCCGGGCCAGGTGGTCGAGCACGGGCCGGCCGCGCGCGATGTGCGGCACGCTGCCGAGGAGCGAGGCGGCCAGGACGACGCTGAGGACCTGCGCGACGCCGTGCTCGGTGGGCCGACCGCCGTTCGCCCCCAGCAGGGCGTACGACAGCGCGGCGG is a window from the Streptomyces sp. NBC_00299 genome containing:
- a CDS encoding tetratricopeptide repeat protein; this encodes MRIFGKGRHRPSASWRQATDRAFTLIGDGRYEDAGALLTRAADLEPWLSESWFNLALLHKFRHDWEQARAAGLRAVALLDRETGAPDWWNVGIAATALQDWPLARRAWQAYGLRVPGGATDSGEPVGMDLGSAAVRLSPEGEAEVVWGRRLDPARIEVLSIPLPSSGRRWGEVVLHDGVPHGERTTSAGHAYPVFDEIELWAPSPVPTWVVLLEAATEADRDALEQLAADAGFAAEDWSSSVRLLCRMCSESRMPSDEGDGEHLDPHDHSEPGHPGPLGHRTDGQLWVPERECGVAAPAALVRGLLDGWVADSPDSRDWRDLEEVC
- a CDS encoding HD-GYP domain-containing protein, encoding MSALRPPVLLVLIHACAALLATVCLLTTLWSGLDERGTVLAFGVLIAVGELTRWTAAEGREAAPLGAAAALSYALLGANGGRPTEHGVAQVLSVVLAASLLGSVPHIARGRPVLDHLARRVLTVGFAAVCFQPLYNQGTFHGWGTAYALVLLAILTLTALCDALLAAALAHSRTRWPFGPLLRDELRATLGIGSAVCATGAVMALAVAVAGLWALPVFSLPLLLTQMSLRRYAAVRATYRQTIASLARATEIAGYTPAGHARRVAALSREVGRDLGLSEAELTVLEYAALMHDIGQLSLVDPVPAGATAGLPAEEQRRIALLGGAVVRQTGVNPQVAMVVERLADPCPEQPVAARIVRAVNAYEEKAREAGPGGPLKALEELRLGTAGDYAPEVVGSLARVLSRDCLTPPVAG